From one Bos javanicus breed banteng chromosome 15, ARS-OSU_banteng_1.0, whole genome shotgun sequence genomic stretch:
- the TPBGL gene encoding trophoblast glycoprotein-like encodes MAPRAGQPEHRGPLLPGLLLVAAALSRPAAPCPFQCYCFGGPKLMLRCASGAELRQPPRDVPPDARNLTIVGANLTVLRAAAFAGGDADGEEAAEGGVRLPHLTALRLTHNNIEVVEDGAFDGLPSLTALDLSHNPLRTLGGGAFRGLPALRSLQLNHALARGGPALLAALDAALAPLDELRLLGLAGNALSRLPPAALRRPRLEQLDVHLNALAGLDPDELRALERDGGLPAPRLLLADNPLRCGCAARPLLAWLRNSTERVPDARRLRCAAPRALHNRPFLDLEEAQLRCADSDADSRGDEVELAGPELEASYVFFGLVLALIGLIFLMVLYLNRRGIQRWMRNLREACRDQMEGYHYRYEQDADPRRAPAPAAPAGSRATSPGSGL; translated from the coding sequence ATGGCCCCGCGCGCGGGACAGCCGGAGCACAGGGGCCCGCTGCTGCCGGGGCTGCTGCTCGTGGCGGCGGCGCTGAGCCGACCCGCCGCGCCCTGTCCCTTCCAGTGCTACTGCTTCGGCGGCCCCAAGCTGATGTTGCGCTGCGCGTCCGGCGCCGAGCTCCGGCAGCCGCCGCGGGACGTGCCGCCCGACGCGCGCAACCTCACCATCGTGGGCGCCAACCTGACGGTGCTGCGCGCGGCCGCCTTCGCCGGCGGGGACGCGGACGGGGAGGAGGCGGCGGAGGGCGGTGTGCGCCTTCCGCACCTGACTGCGCTGCGCCTCACGCACAACAACATCGAGGTGGTGGAGGACGGCGCCTTCGACGGGCTACCCAGCCTTACGGCGCTCGACCTGAGCCACAACCCGCTGCGCACCCTGGGCGGCGGCGCCTTCCGCGGACTGCCCGCGCTGCGCTCGCTGCAGCTCAACCACGCGCTGGCGCGGGGCGGCCCCGCACTGCTGGCCGCGCTGGACGCCGCGCTCGCTCCGCTCGACGAGCTGCGCCTCCTGGGCTTGGCGGGCAACGCGCTTAGCCGCCTGCCGCCCGCCGCTCTGCGCCGGCCTCGCCTGGAGCAGCTGGATGTGCACCTCAACGCGCTGGCCGGCCTGGACCCCGACGAGCTGCGGGCGCTCGAACGCGATGGCGGCCTCCCCGCGCCGCGCTTGCTGCTCGCGGACAaccccctgcgctgcggctgcgCCGCGCGCCCCCTGCTGGCCTGGCTGCGCAACTCCACGGAGCGCGTACCCGACGCGCGGCGCCTGCGCTGCGCCGCCCCGCGGGCGCTGCACAACCGGCCTTTCCTGGACCTGGAAGAGGCGCAGCTGCGCTGCGCCGACAGCGATGCCGACAGTCGCGGGGATGAAGTGGAACTCGCCGGCCCCGAGCTGGAAGCCTCCTACGTCTTCTTCGGGCTTGTTCTGGCGCTCATCGGCCTCATCTTCCTTATGGTGCTCTACCTAAACCGCCGCGGCATCCAGCGCTGGATGCGCAACTTGCGCGAGGCGTGCCGGGACCAGATGGAGGGCTACCACTACCGCTACGAGCAGGACGCCGACCCGCGCCGCGCGCCCGCCCCGGCCGCCCCCGCCGGCTCTCGCGCCACTTCCCCGGGTTCGGGCCTCTGA